A region from the uncultured Ilyobacter sp. genome encodes:
- a CDS encoding Rne/Rng family ribonuclease codes for MNQIIINVDDFQTRAALLEDGRLTEFFIERSDEVKVTGNIYRGRVANVLPGMESAFLDIGLEKNAFLYVKDLREFEEMYLDGIENSDRPIEDLLNVGDEVVVQILKDPRGTKGARVTTHYTIPGKYLVLMPNNDYVAISQKIKNDKERKRLEELLKEIKPDNMGFIIRTAAEGKNELHFEREVEYLVKKWHDIERKISRSKPGDIIYRDNELVKTVLRDIFSSNIEELIIDNEKKYWEIIDYINAFSESSMKTKIKLYSENLPVFETYGVNSQLDKALKEVVWLECGGYLVIQRTEALVSIDVNTGKNTGRMNLEETVFETNIEAAKEIPRQLRLRNMSGIIIIDFIDMKHEDDKVKVTEILEEHLKKDRIKNNIIHFTDLGLIEMTRKRVGKPLSHYFQEECIHCNGTGKIKSKDSVINEVITEIKIFSEEKDISTIKLKISKELNGFFKGIYDEFIKTYLRSKGKFFKVEVDPLKDNYDYEILFEV; via the coding sequence ATGAATCAGATAATTATAAATGTTGATGATTTTCAAACCCGAGCAGCTTTACTAGAAGATGGGAGGCTCACTGAGTTTTTCATAGAGAGAAGTGACGAGGTAAAAGTCACAGGAAATATATATAGAGGGAGGGTGGCTAATGTACTTCCCGGCATGGAATCTGCATTTTTGGATATAGGACTTGAAAAAAATGCTTTTTTGTATGTCAAAGATTTGAGAGAGTTTGAAGAGATGTATCTTGACGGGATAGAAAACAGCGACAGACCCATAGAAGATCTTCTCAATGTGGGGGATGAGGTAGTTGTGCAGATACTGAAGGACCCTAGGGGAACAAAGGGAGCGAGAGTAACGACTCACTATACTATTCCGGGTAAATATCTGGTACTTATGCCAAATAACGACTATGTGGCTATATCCCAGAAAATAAAGAATGATAAAGAGAGAAAAAGACTTGAAGAACTGCTAAAAGAGATAAAACCAGATAACATGGGCTTTATTATAAGAACGGCGGCAGAGGGTAAAAATGAACTTCACTTTGAAAGAGAAGTGGAGTACCTAGTAAAAAAATGGCATGATATAGAGAGAAAAATAAGCCGTTCTAAACCGGGAGATATAATCTACAGAGACAATGAACTTGTGAAGACCGTTCTAAGAGATATATTTTCCTCAAATATAGAAGAACTCATAATAGATAATGAAAAAAAATATTGGGAGATCATAGACTATATAAATGCTTTCAGTGAAAGTTCTATGAAAACCAAAATAAAACTCTACAGTGAAAATCTTCCTGTGTTTGAAACCTATGGAGTGAACAGTCAGCTAGACAAGGCCCTGAAAGAGGTTGTATGGCTCGAGTGCGGGGGCTATCTTGTAATCCAGAGGACGGAAGCTTTGGTAAGTATAGATGTAAATACAGGAAAAAACACGGGACGGATGAATCTAGAGGAGACGGTTTTTGAAACCAATATAGAGGCTGCAAAGGAGATACCGAGACAGCTTAGACTTAGAAATATGAGTGGCATAATAATAATAGATTTTATTGATATGAAGCACGAGGATGACAAGGTAAAAGTCACCGAGATCCTTGAAGAACACCTAAAAAAAGACAGAATAAAAAATAATATTATTCATTTTACAGATTTAGGACTTATCGAGATGACAAGGAAAAGAGTAGGGAAACCTCTGAGTCATTATTTTCAGGAGGAGTGCATCCACTGCAATGGAACTGGGAAGATAAAATCTAAAGATTCTGTAATAAATGAAGTCATAACCGAAATAAAAATCTTTTCAGAGGAAAAAGATATCTCCACTATAAAACTTAAAATATCAAAAGAATTGAATGGCTTCTTTAAGGGGATATATGATGAATTTATAAAGACTTATCTGAGATCTAAAGGGAAGTTTTTTAAAGTGGAAGTGGATCCTCTTAAAGATAATTATGATTATGAAATTTTATTTGAAGTATAG